From the genome of Gammaproteobacteria bacterium, one region includes:
- a CDS encoding DEAD/DEAH box helicase family protein, whose protein sequence is MRDPHPRSRRVFAFHKPEALLAWLKQGDTLRARLRAMPSPDKTGLRDCQIEAIEGLEKSLYRDAPRALKQMATGAGKTFTACTFSYRLLKHAKAGRILFLVDRNNLGDQTPREYQNYEPPGSGRKFDKTYIVQHLHSNRIDPDAKVVITTIQLLYAMLRGECPRLGAWDRGNFLLFRYEHQILGTP, encoded by the coding sequence ATGCGCGACCCGCATCCGCGCTCTCGCCGCGTCTTCGCCTTCCACAAGCCCGAGGCCCTGCTTGCCTGGCTCAAACAGGGCGACACGCTGCGCGCCCGTCTTCGGGCCATGCCTTCCCCGGACAAGACGGGTCTGCGCGACTGCCAGATCGAGGCCATCGAGGGACTGGAGAAATCGCTCTACCGTGACGCCCCCCGCGCCCTCAAACAGATGGCGACTGGGGCCGGTAAGACCTTCACCGCTTGTACCTTCAGCTACCGTCTGCTCAAGCACGCCAAGGCCGGGCGCATCCTTTTCTTGGTGGACCGTAACAATCTGGGCGACCAGACCCCGCGCGAGTACCAGAACTACGAGCCGCCCGGCTCGGGGCGCAAGTTCGACAAGACCTATATCGTCCAGCACCTGCACTCGAACCGGATCGACCCGGACGCCAAGGTGGTCATCACCACCATCCAGCTCCTCTACGCCATGCTGCGCGGCGAGTGTCCTAGACTAGGAGCATGGGACCGCGGGAATTTTTTGCTATTCCGATACGAACACCAAATCCTGGGCACCCCATAG
- a CDS encoding thermonuclease family protein produces MKLLIAGLILFVSFANSAPLTGKVAHGDTVTVLDASNDQHRVRLQGIDAPGRKQSYERKSGKNLADAVAGHLVVVDWNKSDRYGRIVGKMLLADQDINPREIEGGLAWHYKNYASEQSQQDRGKNRILFRRGNGAG; encoded by the coding sequence ATGAAACTCCTGATCGCTGGTCTAATACTTTTCGTTTCCTTCGCTAATTCAGCACCTCTCACTGGAAAGGTCGCCCACGGCGATACCGTCACCGTTCTCGATGCCTCCAACGACCAGCACAGGGTACGGCTCCAAGGAATAGATGCCCCAGGACGGAAACAATCATACGAACGAAAGTCCGGGAAAAACCTGGCGGACGCAGTCGCCGGTCATCTCGTCGTAGTTGACTGGAATAAGAGCGACAGATACGGAAGGATCGTGGGTAAAATGCTTTTGGCCGATCAAGATATAAACCCGCGCGAGATTGAAGGTGGATTAGCCTGGCACTATAAAAACTATGCTTCTGAGCAATCTCAGCAGGACCGTGGCAAGAACCGAATCCTATTCCGCCGTGGGAATGGCGCTGGCTAA